DNA from Maledivibacter sp.:
ATTAATGGAGAAAAATATTATTCAAGTTATATTGGGTTTATTGTTAGGAGCATGTATAATGGCAGTGGTGGAAGTTACAGTCCCCCATATTCATCTAGATAGATTTAAGGCCATAGATTTTAAAGATAAGGCCATGAAGAAAACTATTTTAGTTCTTATGGCTATTATTATCCATAGTATTCCTGAAGGACTTGCCATTGGGATAGGCTATTCTTCAGGAGATGCTTCTATAGGTTTAGTAATGACCATTTCTATAGCCGTACAGAATTTACCGGAAGGATTAGTTGTTTCTGCACCTCTTATAGATAAAGGATATTCCAAACTAAAGGCGATTGCCTTTGGATTCTTAGCTGGAATTGGGCAACCCTGTGGAGCCGTTTTAGGCATACTGATGGGGGAGATACTTGCTCAGTATAAGGCATTTATATTCAGTTTAGCAGCAGGTGCAATGTACTATGTAGTATCCCATGAACTCATTCCTGAAAGCCATTGTGGCGGTAATCAAATGAAAGCAACCTTTGGAGTTATATTTGGATTTGCTACTATGTTGATAATAGATTATATGGTAAAATAGGTTGGGCATATTAAGAAAATAAACAAGTAGGGATTCTATGATAAATAAAGAAGAAATAGTTGGATACGCTAAATCAATAGGTATAGACCTAATTGGATTTACAAAGTCACAGACTTTTAATGACTTAAAGGATATACTGAAGACAAGAGAAGAAAATGACTACCTATCGGGATTTGAGGAGAAAAATATTGATAAAAGAATTAATCCCCATCTAACCTTGAAAAATGCTAAAACCATTATTGTTGTAGCAATGTCCTATTATATCAATGAAAGTGATATAAAAAGTCCTTCACATTCAAAGCTTGTTGGTAATATAACTAGAAGCTCCTGGGGAAAGGATTATCATATTGTATTAAAAGAGAAAATGAAAAGGCTTACAGAATATATTGAAAAAAAATATAATGATTTTGAGTATAAATATTTTACTGATACAGGGCCGCTGGTTGATAGGCATTTGGCATATAAAGCAGGGATAGGATGGTATGGAAAGAATAATTGTATTATTTCTAAAGACTATGGTTCATGGATTTTTATAGGTTATATATTATGTAATTTACAAATAGAGCCCGATGATAATTTGAAAGCTAGATGTGGAAATTGTAATAAATGTATTGATGCATGTCCCACCGGTGCATTGATGGAAAACAATATTTATAATTCAAAGCTATGTATATCATATCTTACTCAAACTAAGGATGATATTCCCTATGACTTGAGGGAGAAAATGGGAAATAGCTTGTATGGTTGTGATATTTGCCAACTGGTTTGTCCCCATAATTCAGATTGTATGGAGGGTAGCCCTGAGTTTATACCAGAAAGCCATAACTATAAGCCCTATTTATTGGAATTATTAAGGCTTTCCAATAGACAGTTCAAGGAAAGGTTTGGGAACTCTGCATTGGGTTGGAGAGGAAATAATACCCTAAAAAGAAATGCCTTGATTTCTTTAGGTAATTCTGGAGATAAAGAAGTCATAAAATATATAACAGAGTATCTAAATAGCCCCTCAATAGTTCTAAGAAAATATACTGCCTGGGCAATTATTAGACTGGATAAAGATAGGGGCAAAAAAATCTTGGATGAGCATTTAAAGCGGGAAAATGAAGGTGAAGTGATTGAAGAAATTAATAAGTTGTATATGTATTATAGATATTCCAGTTAAACAGTTAATTTATGCATATCAAAACTCCCTAGGAACGTCGGATATTTTGATATGTATAAATTAAGTTTAACTTTTGGAAATCTATATTACTGTTAGATGATAAATCTAGCAGTTTTTTTATTATATAAATTAAAATTTTATGAAGCAAAGTATGCATTATTGAATATTATAGAATATAGCTTCCAAAAAGGGGGGATTTTATGAGGGAAAGAAATAAACTTAATTATTATAAACTAAAAAAGACATACAATCCAAGACATTTCAAATTTAAAACAACTATGGATTTAGAGACCTTCGATGATATTATTGGACAAGAAAGGGCCGCTGAGGCATTAGAGTTTGGTTTAACTGTAAAGAATTCAAAGTATAATATATATATATCTGGTATAAAGGGGACGGGAAAAACTACCTACTGCATATCTAAGGTAAAAGAAAAAGCAAAGCAGCAAGGAGAAAGGCATGATTGGTGCTATGTAAACAATTTTAAAGAGCCCCATAGACCAAAGTGTATTGAATTTCCTGCTGGGATGGGTAAAGTGTTTAGAGAAGATATGGAATTTTTTATTAGGGATTTAGTAGCAGAAATTCCAAAGGCATTTATTAGTGAAGAATATCAAAAAAGAAAAAATGATATATTAAAAAAATATCAAGATGAAAAAAGTGAATTGCTAGATTCCTTGATCCTATATAGCAAGGAACTAGGGTTTGAGATAAAAAATGTATCCACTGGATTAGTATTTGAGCCCATTAAGGATGGAGAGAAAATCAGCGATGAAGAATTTGACAATTTAGATGAAATAGAAAAGAATGCATTTGAGAAAAATGCGGAAACCATACAGTTGAAAGCCTTGGAAGTATTAAGAAAAGTAAAAATGCTAGAAAAAGAAGCTAAAAAAAATCTTAATGACTTTCAAAAGATGACTGCCCATTTTATAGTAAATCCAAGCATCGAAGCCTTTGTTGATAAATATAAGGATTTTGATAAGGTTGTTCAGTATATAAAGGAAGTTGAAGAAGATGTAATAGAAAACGTATCAGATTTTCAGCTTATAGCCGATGAGGATATTCCAATTAATAGTGATATTAAGGAATTTGCACCTAGATATTATGTGAATTTAATTGTAGATAATAGCGAGACTCAAGGGGCTCCAGTAGTTATTGAGACAAATCCCACCTTCAGCAATCTCATAGGAGTAATAGAATACGAAAGTGAGAATAGTTCCTTAAGAACAGACTTTACACTGATTAAAGCAGGAGATATTCACAGGGCAAATGGGGGATATCTTATAATTGATGCATTAGAGCTTCTCAGAAATTCCCATTCATGGCTTGCCATAAAACGAGCATTATATAACAAAGAAATCAAAATTGAAAGCTTAAGGCATCAGCTAGGGATTACAGATATAACGACCCTTGATCCAGAGCCAATGCCAATAGATATAAAGATAATATTGATAGGAAATCCCTATATCTATAATTTACTTTATCAATATGACGAAGACTTTCATAAACTATTTAAGATCAAGGTGGATTTTGATTTTGTAATGGAAAATACCCTTGAGAATCAGTATAAGATAGCTGGTTTTATAAATTCATTTTCAGAAAAAGAAAATTTGAAGCATTTAACTAAAGAAGGTGTTTTTAAGGTTTTAGAATATAGTAATAAAATTGCTGGAAGCCAGAATAAATTGACCACAAGCTTTAATAAGCTAACAGAAATCTTGATAGAGGCCGATGCTTGGGCAGGCCTTGAAGGAAATATATATATTACAGATAGACATATAAAAAAGGCTATAATAGAAAAAAGAAAGAGAAGAAACAAGGTAGAGGATAGAATGGATGAATTATATCAAGATGGCAAAATTATCATAGATGTTAGAGGAAATCAAGTTGGAAAAATAAATGGACTTTCAGTATTAAACACAGGCGATTATACTTTTGGAAG
Protein-coding regions in this window:
- a CDS encoding ZIP family metal transporter — translated: MEALISAILAGLSTGIGTLPLLFVKRISKSVEDSLLGFAAGIMIFASSFSLIRPALMEKNIIQVILGLLLGACIMAVVEVTVPHIHLDRFKAIDFKDKAMKKTILVLMAIIIHSIPEGLAIGIGYSSGDASIGLVMTISIAVQNLPEGLVVSAPLIDKGYSKLKAIAFGFLAGIGQPCGAVLGILMGEILAQYKAFIFSLAAGAMYYVVSHELIPESHCGGNQMKATFGVIFGFATMLIIDYMVK
- the queG gene encoding tRNA epoxyqueuosine(34) reductase QueG — translated: MINKEEIVGYAKSIGIDLIGFTKSQTFNDLKDILKTREENDYLSGFEEKNIDKRINPHLTLKNAKTIIVVAMSYYINESDIKSPSHSKLVGNITRSSWGKDYHIVLKEKMKRLTEYIEKKYNDFEYKYFTDTGPLVDRHLAYKAGIGWYGKNNCIISKDYGSWIFIGYILCNLQIEPDDNLKARCGNCNKCIDACPTGALMENNIYNSKLCISYLTQTKDDIPYDLREKMGNSLYGCDICQLVCPHNSDCMEGSPEFIPESHNYKPYLLELLRLSNRQFKERFGNSALGWRGNNTLKRNALISLGNSGDKEVIKYITEYLNSPSIVLRKYTAWAIIRLDKDRGKKILDEHLKRENEGEVIEEINKLYMYYRYSS
- a CDS encoding AAA family ATPase, which translates into the protein MRERNKLNYYKLKKTYNPRHFKFKTTMDLETFDDIIGQERAAEALEFGLTVKNSKYNIYISGIKGTGKTTYCISKVKEKAKQQGERHDWCYVNNFKEPHRPKCIEFPAGMGKVFREDMEFFIRDLVAEIPKAFISEEYQKRKNDILKKYQDEKSELLDSLILYSKELGFEIKNVSTGLVFEPIKDGEKISDEEFDNLDEIEKNAFEKNAETIQLKALEVLRKVKMLEKEAKKNLNDFQKMTAHFIVNPSIEAFVDKYKDFDKVVQYIKEVEEDVIENVSDFQLIADEDIPINSDIKEFAPRYYVNLIVDNSETQGAPVVIETNPTFSNLIGVIEYESENSSLRTDFTLIKAGDIHRANGGYLIIDALELLRNSHSWLAIKRALYNKEIKIESLRHQLGITDITTLDPEPMPIDIKIILIGNPYIYNLLYQYDEDFHKLFKIKVDFDFVMENTLENQYKIAGFINSFSEKENLKHLTKEGVFKVLEYSNKIAGSQNKLTTSFNKLTEILIEADAWAGLEGNIYITDRHIKKAIIEKRKRRNKVEDRMDELYQDGKIIIDVRGNQVGKINGLSVLNTGDYTFGRPMVITVSTYAGTKGIINIEREVELSGNIHDKGVMILEGYINEKFCKNRPLNITSKICFEQSYNGVDGDSASSTELYGILSSIGNIPIKQYIAVTGSVNQKGEIQPVGGITEKVEGFYNICKGFGLTGKQGVIIPSKNAEDLVLDDEVVEAVRNGQFHIYAVSTIEEGMEILTDKGFEAISNIVQTNLESYNQVLSKNENLN